The Ascaphus truei isolate aAscTru1 chromosome 18, aAscTru1.hap1, whole genome shotgun sequence genome window below encodes:
- the CHD2 gene encoding chromodomain-helicase-DNA-binding protein 2 isoform X2 produces MMRSQDKPVGEEDGSAASNVSSHSASEESLHSPSGSDSGSQSESEQGSESNSSSASSESESECDSTGSRTRQEQSEAKGKSVPKKERLADVKKSSDSESESPRRRGLRIRKKPEIKKESSDEDDEEDEDDEEASSADSDTEQKKVRARRLIPKRAASRANTRQQTRLQRGKKRAQDSSDEDDDDEDETPQRQTRGRAAKNFSYKEDDDFETDSDDLIEMAGEEVEEQEESHETIEKVLDSRIGKKGATGAATTVYAAEANGNPSADFDPETEEGDPQYLIKWKGWSYIHSTWESEETLQQQKVKGLKKLENFKKKEDEIKQWLSKVSPEDVEYFNCKQELTTELNKQYQIVERVIATKTSKSVPGNADIPVHSRKASSSNEPEYLCKWMGLPYADCSWEDGALIGKKFQHCIDSFNSRNNSKTTPTRDCKVLRQRPRFVTLKKQPSHIGSETLELRDYQLEGLNWLAHSWCKNNSVILADEMGLGKTIQTISFLSYLFHQHLLYGPFLIVVPLSTLTSWQREFEIWAPIINVVVYIGDVGSRNTIREYEWAHQQSKKMKFNTILTTYEILLKDKTVLSSINWAFLGVDEAHRLKNDDSLLYKTLIDFKSNHRLLITGTPLQNSLKELWSLLHFIMPERFEYWEDFEDEHGKGRDNGYQSLHKVLEPFLLRRVKKDVEKSLPAKVEQILRVEMCALQKQYYKWILTRNYKALSKGTRGSTSGFLNIVMELKKCCNHCFLTKAPEDPEKESKLEGLQSLIRSSGKLVLMDKLLTRLRERGNRVLIFSQMVRMLDILAEYLTIKHYPFQRLDGSITGELRKQALDHFNAEGSEDFCFLLSTRAGGLGINLASADTVVIFDSDWNPQNDLQAQARAHRIGQKKQVNIYRLVTKGTVEEEIIERAKKKMVLDHLVIQRMDTTGRTVLDNSSGSSNSNPFNKEELSAILKFGAADLFKEPEGEESEPQEMDIDEILRLAETRENEVEPSSSATDELLSQFKVANFATMEEADPELEDKSQKDWDDIIPEGQRKKVEEEARQKELDEIYMLPRIRSLNKKAPANDSDSDVESKLKAQRSSGSESDSDDSDDDKKPKRRGRPRSVRKDTVEGFTDPEIRRFIKAYKKFAVPLERLECIARDAELVDKSVADLKRLGDLLHSSCTAAMQEFEEQLKENPTELKGPGKRRGPTIKISGVQVNVKAIIQHEEDFEILHKSIPADPEERKKFRLASRVKAAHFDVDWEVEEDSRLLLGISAHGYGNWELIKSDPELKLADKIFPADAQKKPQGKHLQTRADYLLRLLRKEMEKKEGGPGDEVKSKKRKPRAKKDSAAAMKDEHGNDLSSPRHSDNPSEEGEVKEDFTDKSPNKKKQKKKDNKENKEKQITKKEGAKEKRKAKDKKEKPKRGETKAGGKTKKNQGPVHITAGNEPVPIGDEEDDDLDHETFSICKERMRPVKKALKQLDKPDKGLSVQDQLEHTRTCLLKIGDRITECLKSYSDQDHVKVWRRNLWIFVSKFTEFDARKLHKLYKMAHKKRCQEEEEQKKRDAASKKLFRPEPSGSSRDSLMSQPHGVSMGPNPHLLPPHPQQMHGHQRENYINPNKRHFINADRGEWRDRKFSYGGNNNQPWGGGGDRHHQYDQHRYKDHHYPDRRPHGDPRRNSVNYRPNNVSRKRPYDQYDEERDHRGHRDYYDRHHHDNKRRRSDDFRPQGYHQQDFRRMGSDHRPPMGYHGQGPPDHYRSFHTEKPGEYKGPPQQSSSLSDPRSPPTQRSPHDSKSPLDRSLEQKNTDYNWNVRKT; encoded by the exons CCATTCGGCCTCCGAGGAGTCCCTGCATTCTCCCTCTGGGTCGGACTCCGGCTCCCAGTCCGAGAGCGAGCAAGGCAGCGAATCCAACAGCAGCTCGGCGTCTTCGGAAAGCGAATCGGAGTGCGATTCGACGGGCTCCAGAACGCGGCAAGAACAATCTGAAGCCAAAGGGAAGTCCGTCCCCAAAAAGGAGCGACTTGCTGACGTAAAGAAG agtAGCGATTCTGAGAGTGAAAGCCCAAGAAGAAGAGGCCTGAGAATAAGAAAGAAGCC agagataaagaaagaatcTTCAGATGAAGATGacgaggaagatgaggatgacgAGGAAGCCAGCAGTGCCGACAGTGACACAGAACAGAAGAAAGTCAGAGCCCGACGCCTGATACCAAAACG TGCGGCATCCAGGGCCAATACCCGGCAGCAGACCAGGCTTCAGCGTGGGAAGAAAAGAGCGCAGGACTCTTCCGACGAGGATGACGATGATGAGGATGAAACCCCCCAAAGGCAAACCAGGGGAAGAGCGGCTAAGAATTTCAG CTATAAAGAGGACGATGACTTTGAAACGGATTCGGACGACCTGATTGAAATGGCcggagaggaggtggaggagcaGGAGGAAAGCCACGAAACGATAGAGAAAGTATTGGACTCCAGAATTGGGAAGAAAGGAG CCACCGGAGCCGCAACGACGGTGTATGCTGCCGAAGCGAATGGGAATCCCAGCGCTGACTTCGACCCGGAAACGGAGGAGGGAGACCCTCAGTATCTCATCAAATGGAAAGGGTGGTCTTACATCCACAGCACCTGGGAGAGCGAGGAGACCCTCCAACAGCAGAAGGTGAAAGGCCTGAAAAAGCTGGAGAACTTCAAGAAGAAGGAAGACGAAATCAAACAATG GTTATCCAAAGTTAGCCCTGAAGATGTAGAATACTTCAACTGCAAGCAAGAATTGACCACCGAATTAAACAAACAGTATCAGATAGTGGAGAGAGTCATAG CCACGAAGACCAGCAAGTCTGTCCCCGGAAACGCCGACATTCCAG TTCATAGCAGGAAAGCGTCTTCTTCCAACGAGCCGGAATACCTGTGCAAGTGGATGGGCCTTCCCTACGCAGACTGCAGCTGGGAGGATGGGGCTCTTATTGGGAAGAAGTTCCAGCATTGCATTGATAGCTTCAACAGCCGAAACAACTCGAAAACCACCCCGACAAGAGACTGCAAG GTTCTGAGGCAGAGACCCAGGTTTGTTACCTTAAAGAAACAGCCGTCTCACATTGGTAGTGAAACCCTGGAGCTACGAGATTATCAGCTGGAGGGTCTcaactggctggctcactcgTGGTGCAA GAACAACAGCGTGATCCTCGCTGACGAGATGGGCTTGGGAAAGACCATACAGACTATTTCCTTCCTCTCCTACCTGTTCCACCAGCATCTCCTGTATGGTCCCTTCCTCATAGTGGTGCCCTTATCTACGCTAACATCCTGGCAGCGGGAGTTTGAGATCTGGGCACCCATTATAAATGTGGTGGTTTACATAGGAGACGTCGGGAGCAGAAACACG ATACGGGAGTATGAGTGGGCCCATCAGCAGAGCAAGAAGATGAAGTTCAATACAATACTTACAACCTATGAGATTTTGCTAAAAGATAAG ACTGTCCTGAGCAGTATTAACTGGGCTTTTCTTGGTGTGGATGAAGCCCATCGGTTGAAGAATGACGATTCTTTACTCTATAAAACACTCATCGATTTTAAGTCCAACCACAGGCTTCTGATCACTGGAACTCCCCTGCAGAACTCGCTGAAAGAGCTGTGGTCCCTGCTGCACTTTATTATGCCAGAAAG GTTTGAGTATTGGGAAGACTTTGAAGACGAACACGGCAAAGGGAGAGACAATGGTTACCAAAGCCTTCACAAGGTGCTGGAGCCTTTCCTTCTGCGTAGGGTCAAGAAGGACGTTGAGAAGTCTCTGCCAGCCAAAGTGGAGCAAATCCTCAGAGTAGAGATGTGTGCTCTGCAGAAGCAGTATTACAA GTGGATTTTAACAAGGAACTACAAGGCTCTCTCCAAGGGCACAAGAGGCAGCACGTCTGGCTTCCTGAACATTGTGATGGAACTGAAGAAATGCTGCAACCACTGTTTCCTCACCAAGGCCCCCGAGGATCCAGAGAAGGAAAGCAAGCTGGAGGGACTGCAG TCTTTGATTAGGAGCAGTGGGAAGCTCGTTCTGATGGATAAACTGCTGACGCGGCTCCGGGAGCGAGGGAACCGCGTACTCATCTTCTCCCAGATGGTGCGCATGTTGGACATCCTGGCTGAATACCTGACCATAAAACACTACCCTTTCCAG CGTCTGGATGGTTCAATAACGGGAGAACTCCGGAAGCAGGCCTTGGATCACTTCAACGCTGAAGGCTCGGAG GATTTCTGTTTCCTGCTCTCCACGCGAGCCGGTGGCCTCGGGATCAACTTGGCTTCTGCGGACACGGTTGTCATCTTCGATTCAGACTGGAATCCCCAGAATGACTTGCAGGCACAAGCCAGAGCCCACCGGATTGGCCAAAAGAAACAG GTGAATATTTACCGCCTTGTTACCAAGGGCACGGTGGAGGAGGAAATCATTGAACGCGCAAAGAAGAAGATGGTCCTGGACCACCTGGTCATCCAGCGTATGGACACCACTGGCCGCACTGTGCTGGACAACAGCTCGGGAAGCTCAAA TTCTAACCCATTCAACAAAGAGGAGCTTTCAGCGATTCTGAAGTTTGGAGCGGCAGATCTTTTCAAGGAGCCGGAAGGAGAAGAGTCGGAGCCTCAG GAAATGGACATCGATGAGATTCTGCGCCTGGCGGAGACGCGAGAGAATGAGGTCGAGCCGTCGTCCAGCGCAACCGACGAGCTGCTGTCTCAGTTCAAG GTGGCCAACTTTGCAACCATGGAAGAGGCGGACCCAGAACTGGAGGACAAGTCGCAGAAGGATTGGGACGACATCATTCCCGAGGGGCAGAGGAAGAAAGTAGAGGAGGAGGCTCGGCAGAAGGAGCTGGATGAAATCTACATGCTTCCCAGGATTAGGAGCTTAAATAAAAAG GCTCCGGCGAATGACAGCGACTCGGATGTGGAGTCCAAGCTGAAAGCGCAGCGCTCGTCTGGGTCAGAGAGCGACTCGGACGACTCAGACGATGACAAAAAACCGAAGCGCAGGGGGCGTCCCAGGAGTGTTCGGAAGGACACGGTGGAGGGATTTACAGACCCTGAGATCAGAAG GTTTATCAAGGCCTACAAGAAGTTTGCTGTTCCCCTTGAGAG GCTGGAGTGCATCGCTCGGGATGCAGAACTCGTGGATAAATCCGTAGCAGATCTTAAGAGGTTGGGTGACCTCTTGCACAGCAGCTGCACAGCAGCCATGCAGGAATTCGAAGAGCAGCTGAAAGAAAATCCCACCGAAC TAAAAGGTCCAGGAAAGAGGAGAGGTCCAACCATCAAAATCTCCGGCGTCCAGGTGAATGTGAAAGCCATTATCCAGCACGAGGAGGACTTTGAGATCCTCCACAAGTCTATTCCAGCAGATCCCGAGGAAAGGAAAAA GTTCCGGCTGGCCAGCCGGGTAAAGGCGGCGCACTTTGACGTAGATTGGGAAGTGGAAGAAGATTCCCGCCTGCTGCTTGGGATTTCCGCACACGGCTACGGGAACTGGGAGCTCATTAAAAGTGACCCAGAGCTGAAGCTGGCTGACAAG ATCTTCCCTGCGGATGCGCAAAAGAAACCCCAAGGAAAGCACTTACAGACCAGAGCAGATTACCTGCTGAGACTACTGCGGAAGGAAATGGAGAAGAAGGAGGGAGGTCCGGGAGATGAG GTTAAATCAAAGAAAAGGAAACCTCGTGCGAAGAAAGATAGCGCCGCTGCGATGAAGGACGAGCACGGTAACGATCTCTCGTCTCCCAGGCACTCCGACAACCCCTCGGAAGAAGGAGAAGTGAAG gagGATTTCACAGACAAGAGTCCGAACaagaaaaaacagaagaaaaaagatAACAAAGAAAACAAGGAAAAGCAGATCACAAAGAAAGAAGGCGCCAAAGAGAAAAGGAAAGCAAAGGACAAAAAGGAGAAG CCCAAGCGTGGTGAGACCAAGGCTGGCGGCAAAACCAAGAAGAACCAGGGTCCTGTCCATATTACAGCTGGGAATGAGCCTGTTCCCATTGGGGACGAGGAGGACGATGATCTGGACCATGAAACCTTCAGCATC TGCAAAGAGAGGATGAGGCCAGTAAAAAAAGCTTTGAAACAGCTGGATAAACCTGACAAAGGCCTGAGCGTGCAGGATCAGCTGGAGCACACGCGCACCTGCCTGCTGAAAATAGGGGATCGCATTACCGAGTGCCTTAAATCTTACTCCGACCAGGACCACGTCAAAGTGTGGAGaag AAACCTCTGGATTTTTGTGTCCAAGTTCACTGAATTTGATGCCAGGAAGTTGCACAAACTGTACAAGATGGCACACAAGAAGCGATGCCAGGAAGAAGAG GAGCAGAAGAAGAGGGACGCGGCCAGTAAGAAACTTTTTCGCCCCGAGCCATCGGGATCCAGCCGGGACTCGCTCATGTCGCAGCCTCACGGGGTTTCGATGGGACCGAACCCTCACCTCCTCCCGCCGCATCCCCAGCAAATGCACGGCCACCAAAGAGAGAACTACATCAACCCCAACAAGAGACACTTCATCAATGCAG ACCGAGGCGAGTGGCGAGATCGGAAGTTCAGCTACGGCGGCAACAACAACCAGccctggggaggaggaggagaccggCACCACCAGTACGACCAGCACCGGTACAAGGATCATCACTACCCCGACCGGCGCCCGCACGGCGACCCGCGGCGCAACTCTGTGAATTACCGGCCGAACAACGTGTCCCGCAAGAGGCCGTACGATCAGTACGACGAGGAGCGAGATCACCGGGGACACAGAGATTACTACGACAG
- the CHD2 gene encoding chromodomain-helicase-DNA-binding protein 2 isoform X1 translates to MMRSQDKPVGEEDGSAASNVSSHSASEESLHSPSGSDSGSQSESEQGSESNSSSASSESESECDSTGSRTRQEQSEAKGKSVPKKERLADVKKMWEEYPDVYGVRRSNRSRHEPSRFNIKVESSDSESESPRRRGLRIRKKPEIKKESSDEDDEEDEDDEEASSADSDTEQKKVRARRLIPKRAASRANTRQQTRLQRGKKRAQDSSDEDDDDEDETPQRQTRGRAAKNFSYKEDDDFETDSDDLIEMAGEEVEEQEESHETIEKVLDSRIGKKGATGAATTVYAAEANGNPSADFDPETEEGDPQYLIKWKGWSYIHSTWESEETLQQQKVKGLKKLENFKKKEDEIKQWLSKVSPEDVEYFNCKQELTTELNKQYQIVERVIATKTSKSVPGNADIPVHSRKASSSNEPEYLCKWMGLPYADCSWEDGALIGKKFQHCIDSFNSRNNSKTTPTRDCKVLRQRPRFVTLKKQPSHIGSETLELRDYQLEGLNWLAHSWCKNNSVILADEMGLGKTIQTISFLSYLFHQHLLYGPFLIVVPLSTLTSWQREFEIWAPIINVVVYIGDVGSRNTIREYEWAHQQSKKMKFNTILTTYEILLKDKTVLSSINWAFLGVDEAHRLKNDDSLLYKTLIDFKSNHRLLITGTPLQNSLKELWSLLHFIMPERFEYWEDFEDEHGKGRDNGYQSLHKVLEPFLLRRVKKDVEKSLPAKVEQILRVEMCALQKQYYKWILTRNYKALSKGTRGSTSGFLNIVMELKKCCNHCFLTKAPEDPEKESKLEGLQSLIRSSGKLVLMDKLLTRLRERGNRVLIFSQMVRMLDILAEYLTIKHYPFQRLDGSITGELRKQALDHFNAEGSEDFCFLLSTRAGGLGINLASADTVVIFDSDWNPQNDLQAQARAHRIGQKKQVNIYRLVTKGTVEEEIIERAKKKMVLDHLVIQRMDTTGRTVLDNSSGSSNSNPFNKEELSAILKFGAADLFKEPEGEESEPQEMDIDEILRLAETRENEVEPSSSATDELLSQFKVANFATMEEADPELEDKSQKDWDDIIPEGQRKKVEEEARQKELDEIYMLPRIRSLNKKAPANDSDSDVESKLKAQRSSGSESDSDDSDDDKKPKRRGRPRSVRKDTVEGFTDPEIRRFIKAYKKFAVPLERLECIARDAELVDKSVADLKRLGDLLHSSCTAAMQEFEEQLKENPTELKGPGKRRGPTIKISGVQVNVKAIIQHEEDFEILHKSIPADPEERKKFRLASRVKAAHFDVDWEVEEDSRLLLGISAHGYGNWELIKSDPELKLADKIFPADAQKKPQGKHLQTRADYLLRLLRKEMEKKEGGPGDEVKSKKRKPRAKKDSAAAMKDEHGNDLSSPRHSDNPSEEGEVKEDFTDKSPNKKKQKKKDNKENKEKQITKKEGAKEKRKAKDKKEKPKRGETKAGGKTKKNQGPVHITAGNEPVPIGDEEDDDLDHETFSICKERMRPVKKALKQLDKPDKGLSVQDQLEHTRTCLLKIGDRITECLKSYSDQDHVKVWRRNLWIFVSKFTEFDARKLHKLYKMAHKKRCQEEEEQKKRDAASKKLFRPEPSGSSRDSLMSQPHGVSMGPNPHLLPPHPQQMHGHQRENYINPNKRHFINADRGEWRDRKFSYGGNNNQPWGGGGDRHHQYDQHRYKDHHYPDRRPHGDPRRNSVNYRPNNVSRKRPYDQYDEERDHRGHRDYYDRHHHDNKRRRSDDFRPQGYHQQDFRRMGSDHRPPMGYHGQGPPDHYRSFHTEKPGEYKGPPQQSSSLSDPRSPPTQRSPHDSKSPLDRSLEQKNTDYNWNVRKT, encoded by the exons CCATTCGGCCTCCGAGGAGTCCCTGCATTCTCCCTCTGGGTCGGACTCCGGCTCCCAGTCCGAGAGCGAGCAAGGCAGCGAATCCAACAGCAGCTCGGCGTCTTCGGAAAGCGAATCGGAGTGCGATTCGACGGGCTCCAGAACGCGGCAAGAACAATCTGAAGCCAAAGGGAAGTCCGTCCCCAAAAAGGAGCGACTTGCTGACGTAAAGAAG ATGTGGGAAGAATATCCTGATGTTTATGGGGTTAGGAGGTCAAACCGAAGCAGACACGAGCCGTCTCGATTTAATATTAAAGTCGAG agtAGCGATTCTGAGAGTGAAAGCCCAAGAAGAAGAGGCCTGAGAATAAGAAAGAAGCC agagataaagaaagaatcTTCAGATGAAGATGacgaggaagatgaggatgacgAGGAAGCCAGCAGTGCCGACAGTGACACAGAACAGAAGAAAGTCAGAGCCCGACGCCTGATACCAAAACG TGCGGCATCCAGGGCCAATACCCGGCAGCAGACCAGGCTTCAGCGTGGGAAGAAAAGAGCGCAGGACTCTTCCGACGAGGATGACGATGATGAGGATGAAACCCCCCAAAGGCAAACCAGGGGAAGAGCGGCTAAGAATTTCAG CTATAAAGAGGACGATGACTTTGAAACGGATTCGGACGACCTGATTGAAATGGCcggagaggaggtggaggagcaGGAGGAAAGCCACGAAACGATAGAGAAAGTATTGGACTCCAGAATTGGGAAGAAAGGAG CCACCGGAGCCGCAACGACGGTGTATGCTGCCGAAGCGAATGGGAATCCCAGCGCTGACTTCGACCCGGAAACGGAGGAGGGAGACCCTCAGTATCTCATCAAATGGAAAGGGTGGTCTTACATCCACAGCACCTGGGAGAGCGAGGAGACCCTCCAACAGCAGAAGGTGAAAGGCCTGAAAAAGCTGGAGAACTTCAAGAAGAAGGAAGACGAAATCAAACAATG GTTATCCAAAGTTAGCCCTGAAGATGTAGAATACTTCAACTGCAAGCAAGAATTGACCACCGAATTAAACAAACAGTATCAGATAGTGGAGAGAGTCATAG CCACGAAGACCAGCAAGTCTGTCCCCGGAAACGCCGACATTCCAG TTCATAGCAGGAAAGCGTCTTCTTCCAACGAGCCGGAATACCTGTGCAAGTGGATGGGCCTTCCCTACGCAGACTGCAGCTGGGAGGATGGGGCTCTTATTGGGAAGAAGTTCCAGCATTGCATTGATAGCTTCAACAGCCGAAACAACTCGAAAACCACCCCGACAAGAGACTGCAAG GTTCTGAGGCAGAGACCCAGGTTTGTTACCTTAAAGAAACAGCCGTCTCACATTGGTAGTGAAACCCTGGAGCTACGAGATTATCAGCTGGAGGGTCTcaactggctggctcactcgTGGTGCAA GAACAACAGCGTGATCCTCGCTGACGAGATGGGCTTGGGAAAGACCATACAGACTATTTCCTTCCTCTCCTACCTGTTCCACCAGCATCTCCTGTATGGTCCCTTCCTCATAGTGGTGCCCTTATCTACGCTAACATCCTGGCAGCGGGAGTTTGAGATCTGGGCACCCATTATAAATGTGGTGGTTTACATAGGAGACGTCGGGAGCAGAAACACG ATACGGGAGTATGAGTGGGCCCATCAGCAGAGCAAGAAGATGAAGTTCAATACAATACTTACAACCTATGAGATTTTGCTAAAAGATAAG ACTGTCCTGAGCAGTATTAACTGGGCTTTTCTTGGTGTGGATGAAGCCCATCGGTTGAAGAATGACGATTCTTTACTCTATAAAACACTCATCGATTTTAAGTCCAACCACAGGCTTCTGATCACTGGAACTCCCCTGCAGAACTCGCTGAAAGAGCTGTGGTCCCTGCTGCACTTTATTATGCCAGAAAG GTTTGAGTATTGGGAAGACTTTGAAGACGAACACGGCAAAGGGAGAGACAATGGTTACCAAAGCCTTCACAAGGTGCTGGAGCCTTTCCTTCTGCGTAGGGTCAAGAAGGACGTTGAGAAGTCTCTGCCAGCCAAAGTGGAGCAAATCCTCAGAGTAGAGATGTGTGCTCTGCAGAAGCAGTATTACAA GTGGATTTTAACAAGGAACTACAAGGCTCTCTCCAAGGGCACAAGAGGCAGCACGTCTGGCTTCCTGAACATTGTGATGGAACTGAAGAAATGCTGCAACCACTGTTTCCTCACCAAGGCCCCCGAGGATCCAGAGAAGGAAAGCAAGCTGGAGGGACTGCAG TCTTTGATTAGGAGCAGTGGGAAGCTCGTTCTGATGGATAAACTGCTGACGCGGCTCCGGGAGCGAGGGAACCGCGTACTCATCTTCTCCCAGATGGTGCGCATGTTGGACATCCTGGCTGAATACCTGACCATAAAACACTACCCTTTCCAG CGTCTGGATGGTTCAATAACGGGAGAACTCCGGAAGCAGGCCTTGGATCACTTCAACGCTGAAGGCTCGGAG GATTTCTGTTTCCTGCTCTCCACGCGAGCCGGTGGCCTCGGGATCAACTTGGCTTCTGCGGACACGGTTGTCATCTTCGATTCAGACTGGAATCCCCAGAATGACTTGCAGGCACAAGCCAGAGCCCACCGGATTGGCCAAAAGAAACAG GTGAATATTTACCGCCTTGTTACCAAGGGCACGGTGGAGGAGGAAATCATTGAACGCGCAAAGAAGAAGATGGTCCTGGACCACCTGGTCATCCAGCGTATGGACACCACTGGCCGCACTGTGCTGGACAACAGCTCGGGAAGCTCAAA TTCTAACCCATTCAACAAAGAGGAGCTTTCAGCGATTCTGAAGTTTGGAGCGGCAGATCTTTTCAAGGAGCCGGAAGGAGAAGAGTCGGAGCCTCAG GAAATGGACATCGATGAGATTCTGCGCCTGGCGGAGACGCGAGAGAATGAGGTCGAGCCGTCGTCCAGCGCAACCGACGAGCTGCTGTCTCAGTTCAAG GTGGCCAACTTTGCAACCATGGAAGAGGCGGACCCAGAACTGGAGGACAAGTCGCAGAAGGATTGGGACGACATCATTCCCGAGGGGCAGAGGAAGAAAGTAGAGGAGGAGGCTCGGCAGAAGGAGCTGGATGAAATCTACATGCTTCCCAGGATTAGGAGCTTAAATAAAAAG GCTCCGGCGAATGACAGCGACTCGGATGTGGAGTCCAAGCTGAAAGCGCAGCGCTCGTCTGGGTCAGAGAGCGACTCGGACGACTCAGACGATGACAAAAAACCGAAGCGCAGGGGGCGTCCCAGGAGTGTTCGGAAGGACACGGTGGAGGGATTTACAGACCCTGAGATCAGAAG GTTTATCAAGGCCTACAAGAAGTTTGCTGTTCCCCTTGAGAG GCTGGAGTGCATCGCTCGGGATGCAGAACTCGTGGATAAATCCGTAGCAGATCTTAAGAGGTTGGGTGACCTCTTGCACAGCAGCTGCACAGCAGCCATGCAGGAATTCGAAGAGCAGCTGAAAGAAAATCCCACCGAAC TAAAAGGTCCAGGAAAGAGGAGAGGTCCAACCATCAAAATCTCCGGCGTCCAGGTGAATGTGAAAGCCATTATCCAGCACGAGGAGGACTTTGAGATCCTCCACAAGTCTATTCCAGCAGATCCCGAGGAAAGGAAAAA GTTCCGGCTGGCCAGCCGGGTAAAGGCGGCGCACTTTGACGTAGATTGGGAAGTGGAAGAAGATTCCCGCCTGCTGCTTGGGATTTCCGCACACGGCTACGGGAACTGGGAGCTCATTAAAAGTGACCCAGAGCTGAAGCTGGCTGACAAG ATCTTCCCTGCGGATGCGCAAAAGAAACCCCAAGGAAAGCACTTACAGACCAGAGCAGATTACCTGCTGAGACTACTGCGGAAGGAAATGGAGAAGAAGGAGGGAGGTCCGGGAGATGAG GTTAAATCAAAGAAAAGGAAACCTCGTGCGAAGAAAGATAGCGCCGCTGCGATGAAGGACGAGCACGGTAACGATCTCTCGTCTCCCAGGCACTCCGACAACCCCTCGGAAGAAGGAGAAGTGAAG gagGATTTCACAGACAAGAGTCCGAACaagaaaaaacagaagaaaaaagatAACAAAGAAAACAAGGAAAAGCAGATCACAAAGAAAGAAGGCGCCAAAGAGAAAAGGAAAGCAAAGGACAAAAAGGAGAAG CCCAAGCGTGGTGAGACCAAGGCTGGCGGCAAAACCAAGAAGAACCAGGGTCCTGTCCATATTACAGCTGGGAATGAGCCTGTTCCCATTGGGGACGAGGAGGACGATGATCTGGACCATGAAACCTTCAGCATC TGCAAAGAGAGGATGAGGCCAGTAAAAAAAGCTTTGAAACAGCTGGATAAACCTGACAAAGGCCTGAGCGTGCAGGATCAGCTGGAGCACACGCGCACCTGCCTGCTGAAAATAGGGGATCGCATTACCGAGTGCCTTAAATCTTACTCCGACCAGGACCACGTCAAAGTGTGGAGaag AAACCTCTGGATTTTTGTGTCCAAGTTCACTGAATTTGATGCCAGGAAGTTGCACAAACTGTACAAGATGGCACACAAGAAGCGATGCCAGGAAGAAGAG GAGCAGAAGAAGAGGGACGCGGCCAGTAAGAAACTTTTTCGCCCCGAGCCATCGGGATCCAGCCGGGACTCGCTCATGTCGCAGCCTCACGGGGTTTCGATGGGACCGAACCCTCACCTCCTCCCGCCGCATCCCCAGCAAATGCACGGCCACCAAAGAGAGAACTACATCAACCCCAACAAGAGACACTTCATCAATGCAG ACCGAGGCGAGTGGCGAGATCGGAAGTTCAGCTACGGCGGCAACAACAACCAGccctggggaggaggaggagaccggCACCACCAGTACGACCAGCACCGGTACAAGGATCATCACTACCCCGACCGGCGCCCGCACGGCGACCCGCGGCGCAACTCTGTGAATTACCGGCCGAACAACGTGTCCCGCAAGAGGCCGTACGATCAGTACGACGAGGAGCGAGATCACCGGGGACACAGAGATTACTACGACAG